DNA sequence from the Planctomycetota bacterium genome:
TCATCTCTTCCTGCTGGCGCTTCTTGTCGGTCTTGAACTTCTCGCGGATCTCGGCCACCTGGGGCTGGAGCTTCTGCATCTTCTGCATCGAGACCTGGCTCTTCTTCGAGAGCGGGTGCAGCACGACGCGCACGATGATCGTAAGGATGATGATGGCGATGCCGTAGTTGGGGACGACCCAGTACGAGGCCCGCAGCACCCAGCCGCAGGCCGCCGTGAGCGGGTCGAGCCAGCGGCTGGCGATGAGGCGCTCGTACTTTCCCTCGTAGGAGGCCAGAACGTCGGGGGCCTTGGGCCCCGCGTAGAGGACGAAGCGGTGGGTCACGCAGTCGCCCTCCTTGCCCTGCGGCTGAAGGGCGAAAGGAGCCGCCTGGATGACAGCGCTCAGGTTGTGCTCGCGCATGCTGCGGGCGCCGCCGCTCTCGATGTTCAGTTGCCGGCTCTCGGCGGGGCGAGGGTCGAGGATGGAGGCGAAGTAGTTGGACGCCACGGCGGCCCAGAGCACGCCGCCCACTTCGTCGAAGGTGGTGCCCTTGTCCTTGTCGCTGCCCTTCTCGAGGGAGGCGACTTCGGCGCAGGTCTTCGTCGGCACGTTGATCTGGCCGCCTGTGGCCTCGCGTGCCACCGCGGCCACGAGCGCGGCCGCGGCGGCCGTGCGTTCGTGCTCGTTCGGCACCGTCTCGTGGTGCTTCCACGAGGCAGGGCTCAGGTCCGCCGGGAGCCCCGAGGGCCCGCGGAGGAGGTAGCCGGGCAGCTTGAGCTCCTGGTCGCCCGTGTTCCGGAACTGGACCTCCAGCGTCACGTGGCGCTGCCGCGCCTCATCAGGCTTCGGCAGGATGAAGGTCTTCGTGATCTCGAGCTTCCTGTCGGGGAGCACGGCGCGGAAGGCCACGCGGTCGGCGGCCTCTTCGACGAGTTCGTAGCGCCGCGATTCGAAGAGTCGAAGGTCTGCTTCCGAGAGGGCCTCGCTGGCCGCCTTCTTCGGCGGCAGCAGGACGAGCGATGGCTCGCCGAACTTGAGCAGGGAGGCGTCGTCGAGCCACACCTGGCCTTTGAAGCTTCCCGGCGCCCGGAAGACGACCTGCACGCTCCTGGTCTGCGCCTCGGGCACGAAGCAGGCGCCGAGCGGCTGCCACCCGTCGGCCTTCGCGGGCCGCAGCACGACGCGGGCGGGAGCGGGGAGGCGGGTGGGCACGCCGCCGGCCTTGAGCTCGACCTCCTTGCCTTCGGCGTCCTGCTGCAAGAGGGTGAGCGAAGGCAAGGCGGCCTCGCTCAGGCCATCGGGGGCCTCCAGCCTCATCCAGCACGAGAGTTCATAGGTGGCCGATGCCTGGATGCCACGCACGAGGGTGCTCCATTCGACACCGTCGGCGCCGGGGTCTTTGAGGGCGAGCGAGCGGGACCCGGTGCGCGCGCTCTCGCTCCAGAGAACGGCCTTGCCCAATGCCTCGCGCGGCGAGGGGAGCCACTTCAAGGGGAGCTGCGGGGGTCCCTGCCCGGGCGCGATCTGCTCAGCGAACTCGGCGCCGCCGTTCTCAAGGGCGTCCTCGTCCTCCTGCCCGAGAAGCGGCAGACCGAAGGGCGAGAGGTCGGCGTTCGGGTCGCGCTTCTTCGCGCGGAGGGCGGCGCGCTTGGCCGCCGGCGTGCGGAAGTGGTCGAGCAGGATGAGGCGCGCCAGACGGGCATCCTGGCTGGTGAAGTCGGCGTGGAACAGGGGGGAGAGCTTGGCGATGGCGATGGCCGGCGCCTGCGGCTCGTGGGCCGCGGGGGCTGGCTCGGGCGGCTTCTCCTTGGCGGGGGGCTCGCCCTTGGCGGGCGTGGCGGTGCCGGCCTTGGCCGGCGCAGCCGTGGTGAGCGCCGGCGCCTTGGCATCGCCCTTCGCCGACGGGACGGGATCGGCGGTGGCCGGCTTGGCCGCCTCGGGCGCAGTTGCCGCGGGCGGCGGGCTGACCATCGGGGCGATCACCGTGCCCCACAGGAGAACAAGGCCCATGATGACGAGCAGAGCAATGATGGCGCGCGTGCCATCCTGCTGCTGGCCGTCGGGGTCGAAGTCGTCGTACTGGTTCATAGGCATCCGAGAGTGAGGGGTGAGTC
Encoded proteins:
- the yidC gene encoding membrane protein insertase YidC, with protein sequence MNQYDDFDPDGQQQDGTRAIIALLVIMGLVLLWGTVIAPMVSPPPAATAPEAAKPATADPVPSAKGDAKAPALTTAAPAKAGTATPAKGEPPAKEKPPEPAPAAHEPQAPAIAIAKLSPLFHADFTSQDARLARLILLDHFRTPAAKRAALRAKKRDPNADLSPFGLPLLGQEDEDALENGGAEFAEQIAPGQGPPQLPLKWLPSPREALGKAVLWSESARTGSRSLALKDPGADGVEWSTLVRGIQASATYELSCWMRLEAPDGLSEAALPSLTLLQQDAEGKEVELKAGGVPTRLPAPARVVLRPAKADGWQPLGACFVPEAQTRSVQVVFRAPGSFKGQVWLDDASLLKFGEPSLVLLPPKKAASEALSEADLRLFESRRYELVEEAADRVAFRAVLPDRKLEITKTFILPKPDEARQRHVTLEVQFRNTGDQELKLPGYLLRGPSGLPADLSPASWKHHETVPNEHERTAAAAALVAAVAREATGGQINVPTKTCAEVASLEKGSDKDKGTTFDEVGGVLWAAVASNYFASILDPRPAESRQLNIESGGARSMREHNLSAVIQAAPFALQPQGKEGDCVTHRFVLYAGPKAPDVLASYEGKYERLIASRWLDPLTAACGWVLRASYWVVPNYGIAIIILTIIVRVVLHPLSKKSQVSMQKMQKLQPQVAEIREKFKTDKKRQQEEMMKLYKTYGVNPMGGCLPIVLQIPIFIGLWRALQESIELRQAPFALWIQDLSQPDALFGAVNVLPIASCVIMFIQQKLTPKAGDPQQQQTQKMMGYMMPVFLGWILYSLPSGLALYFIASTLIGLGEQKVIKMHMARMGDLKPVAQTPSKQARKAVYSKGDKRPKKKLF